The Pygocentrus nattereri isolate fPygNat1 chromosome 1, fPygNat1.pri, whole genome shotgun sequence genome window below encodes:
- the LOC108437908 gene encoding uncharacterized protein LOC108437908: MAASLPPKLRFLTWNVNGLETALRIKPQRQPDRQKDVCKELEEADVAFLQETHIKRGNEDVMREFPEWLQFYTTLDKAERGVAILIKKTISFEYIHHRQDDDGFIVLHCKLEHQPYTLVSLYHHQTDEAILGRLSEYLQNNATGMMVIGGNFNAVFSPFIDKKEPTINQSHSVLLNRLKLFMRSLQLVDVWRWQHNFMRFYTYYRRESTSRIDFFFVPEECLWRVQSCKIEDVPANDHLPVSLELNNAAVSSGDPPTDFPTKYTFTNCDVRCTIEDITTAIKSLQVSDTPRQDKIPASVYKTFATDGRILQYLQILYSRILDGSIMNNFNDSIQRQIQRQIQRQDECQNFHFFNVDYVILATILARHLEEKLESLLRSHRKPNYNTRIAMIYYFPEVPESVEMSLLEHAFESASLSPEFQALEKILRRSPSYGASQSYLLCQGCPLTPLLHSLLLRYVTERSVGCTTLVTLKFMPTSTLSTWLFLRIVL; this comes from the coding sequence ATGGCTGCATCACTTCCACCCAAGCTTCGCTTCCTCACTTGGAATGTCAATGGTTTAGAAACTGCTTTGCGCATTAAGCCACAACGGCAGCCTGACAGGCAGAAGGATGTATGCAAGGAATTGGAAGAGGCAGATGTGGCTTTCCTTCAGGAGACCCATATTAAAAGGGGCAATGAAGATGTTATGAGAGAGTTTCCAGAGTGGCTCCAGTTTTATACTACATTGGACAAAGCTGAAAGAGGGGTAGCTATATTAATTAAGAAAACCATTTCCTTCGAATACATTCATCATAGGCAAGATGATGATGGTTTCATTGTTCTCCACTGCAAGTTGGAGCATCAGCCATATACTTTGGTGAGCTTGTATCACCATCAAACAGATGAAGCAATTCTTGGTCGCCTTTCAGAGTATCTGCAGAACAATGCCACTGGAATGATGGTAATCGGAGGAAACTTCAATGCTGTATTCAGTCCCTTCATTGATAAAAAAGAGCCTACAAtcaatcaaagtcattcagtttTGCTGAACCGGCTCAAGCTGTTCATGAGGTCTCTTCAGCTTGTGGATGTCTGGAGATGGCAGCATAATTTTATGCGCTTCTACACTTACTACAGAAGAGAAAGCACCTCAAGAATTGACTTTTTCTTTGTGCCAGAGGAGTGCCTGTGGCGTGTGCAGTCATGCAAAATTGAGGATGTACCAGCTAATGACCATCTCCCTGTGAGCCTAGAGTTGAACAATGCTGCTGTATCTTCAGGGGACCCTCCAACAGACTTCCCGACCAAATATACCTTTACAAATTGTGATGTGAGATGCACAATCGAGGACATTACCACAGCCATCAAGTCTCTGCAAGTGTCAGATACACCAAGACAGGATAAAATACCTGCGTCTGTGTACAAGACATTCGCTACTGATGGTAGAATATTACAATATTTGCAGATCTTGTACAGCAGAATCCTTGATGGATcaataatgaataatttcaATGATTCAATCCAGCGTCAAATCCAGCGTCAAATCCAGCGTCAAGACGAGTGTCAaaactttcatttctttaatgttGACTATGTAATCTTGGCAACTATCCTTGCCAGGCACCTAGAAGAAAAGTTGGAATCCCTGTTAAGGAGCCACAGGAAGCCAAACTATAACACACGTATTGCAATGATCTACTACTTCCCTGAGGTTCCAGAATCTGTAGAGATGTCGCTTCTTGAGCATGCTTTTGAAAGTGCATCTCTTTCACCAGAATTTCAGGCCTTGGAAAAGATCCTTAGGAGGAGCCCTTCTTATGGCGCATCACAGTCTTACTTGTTGTGTCAAGGTTGCCCTCTGACTCCACTCCTGCACAGTCTCCTTCTGAGGTATGTCACCGAGAGAAGTGTAGGATGCACAACACTGGTGACATTGAAATTTATGCCTACAAGTACTTTGTCAACATGGTTGTTCCTAAGAATAGTCCTTTAG
- the si:dkey-266f7.5 gene encoding uncharacterized protein si:dkey-266f7.5 isoform X2, which yields MDRDKRQTMYAVVTLTSEEVVVVAKNWLTEDRNQSYWPPYKSPENFKAALMKRSPPSSQWEKIDVTFNGEYGTYADAQKIQRELIGSKVQKEGLPFGAVPLKRRKLQPEKSSDSFLMPPVPSRPTLKAGSKRPAALPGSSSNESQKLFKLLREINNKVQENSNMLKELLSRSDGHTALQDKLPLNSHEELYIIENKLKEEKTRQTYIRYLSGLGGFGAKQIVRTIMEAVMTDDLAESFNWHGRQNKKAISGLELLKVIKDAALYRGVNDANAEKEIKNWLRFAADRNARKKLKDLKDNDIGNPTVTSVSASDNSCDTSYFLP from the exons ATGGACAGGGACAAACG GCAAACCATGTATGCAGTAGTTACCTTGACCTCGGAGgaagtggtggtggtagcaAAAAACTGGTTAACTGAGGACAGAAATCAATCCTACTGGCCACCATATAAATCACCTGAAAATTTCAAAGCAGCTCTTATGAAGAGATCTCCACCTTCATCTCAGTGGGAGAAAATTGATGTCACTTTCAATGGAGAATATG gcACCTATGCTGATGCACAGAAAATACAGCGAGAACTTATTGGCTCAAAAGTTCAGAAGGAGGG GTTACCGTTTGGAGCAGTACCTCTAAAAAGAAGGAAGCTACAACCAGAGAAGAGTTCAGATTCGTTCCTAATGCCACCTGTACCATCCCGGCCAACTCTGAAGGCTGGGTCCAAACGTCCAGCTGCACTCCCTGGCTCCAGCTCAAATG AGAGTCAAAAACTCTTCAAATTGCTGAGAGAAATCAACAACAAAGTCCAAGAAAATTCCAACATGCTGAAAGAATTACTCAGCAGATCTGACGGCCACACAGCACTCCAGGACAAACTGCCACTTAATAGCCATGAAGAACTTTACATAATTGAAAATAAGCTCAAAGAAGAGAAGACCAGGCAAACTTAC aTACGTTACTTGTCAGGACTTGGAGGCTTTGGTGCGAAACAGATTGTGAGAACGATAATGGAAGCAGTTATGACTGATGATCTTGCTGAGTCATTCAACTGGCACGGAaggcaaaataaaaaagccATAAGTGGTCTTGAATTACTCAAAGTGATCAAAG ATGCTGCACTATACCGTGGAGTAAATGATGCAAACGCTGAAAAGGAAATCAAGAACTGGCTGAGATTCGCTGCAGATCGGAATGCTAGGAAGAAACTAAAAGACTTAAAAG ATAATGACATTGGAAACCCAACAGTAACTTCTGTCAGTGCCTCAGACAATTCCTGTGATACCTCTTATTTTTTGCCATGA
- the si:dkey-266f7.5 gene encoding uncharacterized protein si:dkey-266f7.5 isoform X1: MATAKTITFVTLNINGLKQKKFQEFQEVYNADVIFLQETHIGAGNEYSLDIEDKWKIYFTQYTSSQKGSAILLRNTLDFKIFSHEKDINGAYLVLKCKLQGQPYTLVSVYNHHKDMKTLDQLSKYLQRMASGMLVIGGDFNTVLNPFIDKETKFSPSKVTNNPAHNKLRHCIERFMKSLQLLDVWRRMNPVTRNYTFNKNNIMSRLDYFFIPEECMWRIKHCEISHLQRPDHQPLILMVNNVPVIPCKKDQEIQYISQLLQQKKEFGIVQADLSGNEDNPHLITEVDIVTAIESLQVSDTPRPDGISVTFYKELAQDLIPYLKVLYSRMLSGSFDFQKAHFCDSVQEPHIGQHFFNVDYLIIASILARRIGDHLESEPKRQKSDGFPSFWITFKTLSPRVKWSYIKNALEEQKRLNSAWCQDFIMLENLIRHTECSPESYKQLCQGCPLTPVLLTLILKSISSNLIGHLEQHRILVFRQSIIICVQVEDQDTIEATLMNLSNDLGMSDIVVRSRKNGFQYEFENWDVEFESDDEKQFTSGDEDGVENWSERDKSDGTYHESDHEDVSMRDVEDEFHEDDSVLRPTFHHRQTMYAVVTLTSEEVVVVAKNWLTEDRNQSYWPPYKSPENFKAALMKRSPPSSQWEKIDVTFNGEYGTYADAQKIQRELIGSKVQKEGLPFGAVPLKRRKLQPEKSSDSFLMPPVPSRPTLKAGSKRPAALPGSSSNESQKLFKLLREINNKVQENSNMLKELLSRSDGHTALQDKLPLNSHEELYIIENKLKEEKTRQTYIRYLSGLGGFGAKQIVRTIMEAVMTDDLAESFNWHGRQNKKAISGLELLKVIKDAALYRGVNDANAEKEIKNWLRFAADRNARKKLKDLKDNDIGNPTVTSVSASDNSCDTSYFLP; the protein is encoded by the exons ATGGCCACAGCAAAGACTATTACATTTGTGACTTTGAACATCAATGGACTGAAGCAAAAGAAGTTTCAGGAATTTCAAGAGGTGTATAATGCAGATGTTATTTTCCTACAAGAGACTCACATTGGTGCAGGAAATGAATACAGTTTGGACATTGAAGATAAATGGAAGATTTATTTCACTCAGTACACTTCATCTCAAAAAGGCTCAGCTATACTATTGAGGAACACACTAGATTTTAAAATCTTCAGTCATGAGAAGGACATTAACGGAGCTTATCTTGTACTGAAATGTAAATTACAAGGTCAGCCTTACACACTTGTTAGTGTGTATAACCATCATAAAGACATGAAAACTCTTGATCAGTTGTCCAAGTATCTGCAGCGCATGGCCTCAGGAATGCTTGTAATCGGAGGAGATTTCAACACTGTGCTGAATCCCTTCATTGACAAAGAAACTAAATTCAGTCCCAGTAAGGTGACAAACAACCCAGCCCACAATAAACTCCGCCACTGTATAGAAAGATTCATGAAATCTCTTCAACTGCTAGATGTCTGGAGAAGAATGAACCCAGTGACACGGAATTACACattcaacaaaaacaacatcatGTCAAGGCTGGATTATTTCTTCATACCAGAGGAATGCATGTGGCGCATTAAACATTGTGAAATAAGCCACTTGCAGAGGCCAGATCATCAGCCTCTGATTTTGATGGTTAACAATGTTCCTGTGATCCCTTGCAAGAAAGATCAAGAGATACAATACATCAGTCAGCTGCTGcaacaaaaaaaggaatttgGGATTGTGCAAGCTGATTTGTCTGGTAATGAAGACAACCCCCATTTGATTACGGAGGTTGACATTGTTACAGCCATTGAGTCTCTGCAAGTGTCTGACACCCCAAGACCAGATGGTATATCTGTGACCTTCTACAAGGAATTAGCTCAAGATCTAATTCCATACTTAAAAGTTCTCTACAGCAGGATGCTCAGTGGGTCATTTGACTTCCAAAAAGCTCACTTCTGTGATTCAGTCCAAGAGCCTCACATTGGTCAGCACTTTTTCAATGTTGACTATCTTATTATTGCAAGCATTCTAGCGCGACGCATAGGTGACCACTTGGAGTCTGAGCCCAAGAGGCAGAAATCAGATGGTTTTCCCTCTTTCTGGATAACATTCAAAACATTAAGCCCCAGAGTAAAGTGGTCCTACATCAAGAATGCTTTAGAGGAACAAAAACGGTTGAATTCTGCATGGTGTCAAGACTTTATAATGTTGGAAAACCTCATCAGACATACTGAATGTTCTCCAGAGTCATACAAACAGCTGTGCCAGGGCTGTCCCCTAACTCCAGTTCTCTTGACTCTCATTTTGAAGAGCATTTCCTCAAATCTGATTGGACATTTAGAGCAGCACAGAATTCTTGTTTTCAGACAAAGCATAATTATCTGTGTTCAGGTGGAAGATCAAGACACGATAGAGGCTACACTGATGAACCTGTCAAATGACCTTGGGATGAGTGACATTGTGGTACGTTCAAGAAAGAATGGGTTTCAGTATGAATTTGAAAATTGGGACGTGGAGTTTGAATCGGACGATGAAAAACAGTTCACCAGTGGAGATGAAGATGGGGTAGAAAACTGGTCTGAGCGGGACAAATCTGATGGAACTTACCATGAGAGTGACCATGAAGACGTGAGTATGAGGGATGTGGAGGATGAATTCCATGAGGATGATTCAGTGCTGAGGCCTACTTTTCATCATAG GCAAACCATGTATGCAGTAGTTACCTTGACCTCGGAGgaagtggtggtggtagcaAAAAACTGGTTAACTGAGGACAGAAATCAATCCTACTGGCCACCATATAAATCACCTGAAAATTTCAAAGCAGCTCTTATGAAGAGATCTCCACCTTCATCTCAGTGGGAGAAAATTGATGTCACTTTCAATGGAGAATATG gcACCTATGCTGATGCACAGAAAATACAGCGAGAACTTATTGGCTCAAAAGTTCAGAAGGAGGG GTTACCGTTTGGAGCAGTACCTCTAAAAAGAAGGAAGCTACAACCAGAGAAGAGTTCAGATTCGTTCCTAATGCCACCTGTACCATCCCGGCCAACTCTGAAGGCTGGGTCCAAACGTCCAGCTGCACTCCCTGGCTCCAGCTCAAATG AGAGTCAAAAACTCTTCAAATTGCTGAGAGAAATCAACAACAAAGTCCAAGAAAATTCCAACATGCTGAAAGAATTACTCAGCAGATCTGACGGCCACACAGCACTCCAGGACAAACTGCCACTTAATAGCCATGAAGAACTTTACATAATTGAAAATAAGCTCAAAGAAGAGAAGACCAGGCAAACTTAC aTACGTTACTTGTCAGGACTTGGAGGCTTTGGTGCGAAACAGATTGTGAGAACGATAATGGAAGCAGTTATGACTGATGATCTTGCTGAGTCATTCAACTGGCACGGAaggcaaaataaaaaagccATAAGTGGTCTTGAATTACTCAAAGTGATCAAAG ATGCTGCACTATACCGTGGAGTAAATGATGCAAACGCTGAAAAGGAAATCAAGAACTGGCTGAGATTCGCTGCAGATCGGAATGCTAGGAAGAAACTAAAAGACTTAAAAG ATAATGACATTGGAAACCCAACAGTAACTTCTGTCAGTGCCTCAGACAATTCCTGTGATACCTCTTATTTTTTGCCATGA